From the Vanacampus margaritifer isolate UIUO_Vmar chromosome 14, RoL_Vmar_1.0, whole genome shotgun sequence genome, the window actgtaaaactggcATATCAAACACAAGACCATCAAACGTATGTTTTAACACTCAAACAATGTCAACGAGCTTAATGCTTGCATCCGACACAAAACGCTGCAGATGAGCTAACACAAATTAGCAAGCATCCATATTACTGTCATTACACAATTTCAAACGATTGCTACTTAAACAAACACGAGCAGCGACGCATACAAACATGCGCTATTACTCACAGGCATAAATTCtcactaacaaaataaaatccgCAATAAAGTGGCGGTTCACTTTAAATTATGTAATGGAGACACACCCACACTGGGAATAACCCAGCGAACTGACTTACACATGACACCTTTCCTTAGcatactacccccccccccccccccgcgaaaACTTTATGCCCCCGGGGCGTGAGGAACGCAAACattccacacaaacacacgaggatagggggggggggggggaagagacGCCACAAAGGGGGAGCGAGAGAAGCAGTtggaaggaggagaagaaaaggCGACATGGAAAGATGAGCAGAAGCGAGAGGAATTTGTTTTCCATCAGGTCCATCTGGTGCGGCATTCCGCGAGAGGGACGCACCCCCCCGCCACCGCTCCACCCGAGGGAGGACCTCGAACACCGCGGGGTCAACCAAGAAGCAGTGGCTCGGCTGCGACTGGTCACAATCAGTGGCAAGAAGTAACCAAGGAAATATACAGTTGCTATATCAAAGGCataatgaactcatttgctcccccaaaaaaacgtataaatacgttctattttaaatgttttaagtgtcccaaagaactgtttatacgttttttttgggctagagcatacagaaggctttgatgcagcctctcaactgcaaagaacggttgaagaaatggtagttattacaaaaatcacATGACTAGACGAGCTGCTTCTCGCCCTGCTTTAGCGAAAACAATACTAATCAGATATGTAGCTTATTTGCCACCATGAAGGTGAGCATTAGTGATAAAGAGGAGTGCTTGTGTACTGTTGAGGGTCAGTGTTTAGCCATCTTAAATAGCTACTGCGGAACAAGTTAGCTTAGTACCTAGCATTAAACCGGTAGAGTGACCGGGAAAGCAGGGAGGATGTCCAATCGGATGTGATGATAATGAAAAAGTGCCCTCTTGTGACAACAACAGGCCAATTATAACTATAACTCGACAATTTCCATTATTTACGGCAGAGCTCAGTTCCCCCAgtgtaattgaaaaaaaaaaaaaaaaaaaaaaaacacatacaagaTGTATCTTGTTTTagcatatttagcattttttgttagcCTATTCACATTAGCAAAACTATGGGAACATGTTTTGATGGCGTGTCCGGCAATTTTTCTTCTACTGTAAAAGTAGGAGCAGTAAAAATTCACTTTCACTTTTGTACTTAAGTGCATTTCAGAGTCTGCTTGATGAATGTGTACTTGTAATTCTACAAATTACTTTTCCCCCCACACAATCTGTACTGTACTTGATGcgacaaacaaacaagatggcCCCAACAAAGCATGATTGACACTTGAGTAATTGAGCTGgggagcaaacaaaaaaaaaaaaaaaagacgagccTCAAACGTTCAAAGTGCAAACCGTGTCACGTATGGACACTCACCGAGGGCGTGGTCAAGGCGGCTTGGCCAATCAGGTAGGAGTTAGAGACGGACATGCTGAGGCCCAGCCCAGAGCCCGCCTCCTCCATGGCCGCCACAGACGGCTGGAGGTGGcaggagagagaggaagaggaggaggaagagggggaggaggagtgCGAAGCCTAGAGGTGGAAAGTTGTGGAAAGTCAAGGAAGGAGGGGGGAGCACAAGGGAGTGAGAGATGAGGAGAAAAGGAAGGACAAAGTTGATTAAACTAGTGAAGCCAGACGTATTCAGAGTTTAGTGGAAATTGAGTAAGGGGAGAGAGAGCatagtgagtgagtgaagaGTGTCACAGGCAGTGCTGTCAAGTTGTTGTGTATTGGTTATCCCCTCATAATGTGGCTAGTAAGAGTGTGCATCTTACTacgaaaaaaagatttgatacAATTTTCAATATGTGGGGTGCAAAATGGTTCAAGGCTCGATTTGAGAGTGGAACAATTCGATTCGACTTAGATGATTTTCCAGTTCAAGCCAGTTTGTGGCTGTGGTagcaaaattttgtaaaaaaaaagtcgtaAACTTTCCATAGGAATTAACAGTTCTTACTGGAATAAACAGGAATAGGAATCTTAAATGATTTCGGTTTGGTATCATTGATCATTCCCTACTCCCTAATCACTATTACAGTCATTTTTAGTGGACtttttagtcaactaaaaaaaaatccatatataGTGATTAAGGAACGAGTGAATGATTCACAGCCCACGTGTCATTGGGTTCATCTTCCCTTGAAAGCTCCAATGCCAGGCTGTCACGTGACTAAAATGCGGGCCTCATTTTCCCGTCTATGGTGACAGTCCACTGAACCATCCTTTAATGCTCGCGGCTTTAAGAGTCTTACGGAATTGAGGCCAACTAAAGCACTTTCCAAACAGGGCCAATATGATcggatcagatttttttctccctctctctcccccgccataatttccacacacacacacacacacacacacacacacacacacacacacacacacacggcagcGGAAATgacttttccccattttttttttttgtttctcgccAAAGCTGTGCAAAGTCGCTAAAGCATGTAAAGGTTGGTGCACAAGCTTCCAACGGAGGCAAACAGGATTATTATGATGAGTCCAAAACACGAGGCCAGATTCGGCTTGATGGCAAGAGCTCAAAAATGGACATCAAATTTGTACGCCTTTCTGAGAATTTCCCAGTCGCTCTGTATCTGTTGCAACCTGCTAATAAGCCACTTTGCAATGACGaggcttcaaattagggatgctgctattgagtatttttttagaATAGAGAATTCTACCGATTATTTTATCAATTAAATGGGAACAAATAAATTGTGCATTATTTAACAGTAACACAAGCTGTGTGTGaggtgcaggtattatttttgcCCGTTTTGATTCCCCAACCTCAAGGTCTTCTGTAGTATCttctgtagtatctgtgacttgaATGCAAGAGCATTGCTTTAAAAGGCGGGgtctggcctggtgagtgacgtggacATCATTTTGCCATTTGGCTCCTTTTCAGAGAAGAACTTTCTATTTGTTCACTCACAGTCTTCTTAGTTTTAACGCAATGTCAGATTTACAGATCTCATGTCTAAGGAAACTCATTTGACTACAGCTTTAAATAGAAAAATCACTGATGCTGGGTGTGTTGAGCTATTGGATGGCGCAAGcgcgaggaaaaaaaagtaagaaatgGTTCCTCTTCTTTCTATTCAAGCTCTGCTCAAGATAGATGGACTGGAGTTTGTGATAAAGTCTTATCTCCAAATGACACCAGCCATGCGCAGACGTCTGCTTTCAGCTACAAGAACGGCGATGCGAAGATAAGGAGGCAAATTGTTGGAGGAGATAACGAGAGAGGAGAGCAGCTTCTGAGGCAATGTATACACGTAGCCGGCTTTTTTTGCAAAcgggagatatttttctgcGGCTTGCCATCATCCACAAGTctgcgggttttttttttttttttttacaaacgaAGGTTTCGAAAAACTCCggccaaagtgaagatttgTGTATTTCTCCGGCTCCGCGCTCGCGCGTGTCTGTTAGTAAACAAAGTTTTACGTCGTCCTCTACACACGTCACTTTTAATCACATACCTCAAGttcttaaaaaagaagaagaaaaaaagccggCGTGGATTGGCTTCCCCACCGGCGAGATcatgtttgtttatgtgtgggggaaaaaagttgttaaaaaaaagaagtggaactttttaagattttgtatttatcctctttgttttcctttatgctccgtttatgatgtactcattgactgtttgcaagtatttatttttttatcaattaaaaTGGCCTGAGAAAAGCAGATGAGGCTTTCCACCAGAAACCTCATTTAGACCAGTGCTTCTTAACTGTCGTCAAACTGGGACCGGCATTTTCCTACTGTTGCCCAGCGGCGACCCACTTTTATAAAAGTTAACAGTTCAGAAAAGGTTCAGAATTACTATAACATCTATGCAATTtccattagcctgtctatggtgtttaatatgttagcattaagctaaggaCTTTCACGAGacacaattttacagtttgGTTGAAGATTTTGGTGTTTCCTGACCCaccagttgagaatcactgctcgCCACAAAAAATGCGCACAAGCACAGGTGTCAATAAAAAGCCCGTGGACGAGTATCTGGACTTCTTACCAATTGCCGTTGCTTGGGCGGCAGCGCAGGCGGCAGGAGCGGCTCGTGGACCGAGTCGGTGCTGCTGAACGAGTCGTTGAAGCCGTAGACCTCCTGGAAGCGCTTGTTGCGCTGCTCGTAGATGCTCTCGCTCTGCGGCATCTGGTAGAAGACGGACGGCTGCGGCTCAGAGTAGTCCTCCACAAACTGCATGTACTGCAGGACTGCGCACAGAGCACGCGCGGGTTAGCAACTGCCGGCGTTTAGTCGACTTCACACGCAGATTGGGTAGAAATTGGCACATGGGAGGCATAGCACACGGTCACTGTTGATCAAATGACAAGATTCCCAAATTCATGGAGAAATtgaacaaattcaactcaaaTTCAATATTTCTCAACCAATCAACCATTCTAACGTCTAACATCCTTGTTTTTGAAGAAACACAATTTTCCTCCTGTTAAATTTCCATAACTTCTGATGGTGCTCAGCAACTTATTGCGCACAACTGCACGTTAGCATTTTAGTTCttaagaaaagcaaaaaatacaaaaaaagaaaaaatataaaaaaaaggccaatgaGCCAGACAGAAAATCAGGTAAGTAGCCGCTTTCTAACTCTGAACCCATCGCCCTCCTACTGTCGTGGAGCTATAAGTTGATCCTTACAACGGGAAGAATGCATGGAATGACATCAATGCGCAGGAAGTGATGTAGAAGGCGTGTCAGGAAATGACCAAACCTTGCCCTTCGGTGGCCCTGCAGCTGGAGCCATTGTAGCACATCCTGGTATTCTCTTCCTGTTGAATATTTCCTTGACATAATCTACGCCTCAGCGATGCGCTGACAAAACGCCGCCAgtcactcccttcccaaatccACCGCTCGTACCTCCCCCGTATTGTAAAAGGAATGAAAACTGACACAGGTCAAAAGGAGGCTCTTTTTCCGTCATACTTACTGTGTCTGCTTTTCTTTTCCGGAAGCGGCGGCGGGCTGGCAGGCACATCGGCGTTCTCGCCGCAAATGTACTGTGCGACGAAGACGCCGCCGTTGGTCTGCGGCATGGGCGAGATGGGCGTGAAAAGCGGGAAGGGCGGCGGCTCCTCCTCAGACAGGTTGTCGTACTGGGAGGGGTAGCGCTCGTACAACTTGGAGCCGCCGTCGGGGAAGGGCGGCGTCTGCGTGCTGCGGCGCTTCTTCTGGGGCAGCGCGGGCGGCGCGCTTATGCGTGACAGGGGGTTGGGGTGGCCGGGCTGCGGCGTCCAGTACTCGGCCAGCTGCTGGTGGGGAGGCGCGCTGAAGCGGGGGTGCGTCGGATGCTGCCCGGGGACCGGCGAGGACGACTCGCTGTGCGACTCGGGCAGCGGGCTGAGGCAACCGCCCACCGGGATCGGGGGCAGGCTATCCCCGACGGACAGGTCCTGGTGGAGGAAGTCGTAGTCGGGGTCGTAGTTTTCCGTGTTGTCTGAAAAGTAAAAAGACAACCGGTTACGCATGCTCGCCATTGGTCATCCCCGCAGGAGCAAATTTGTCATCTTACCAAGCGTCTCGCAGCTGGTGTTCCGCGAACACTGGCCGCTGTCCTGCTCCATGGACGAGAGCTGCTCGTCCGACTTGCTGAGTTTGCCCATGCTGCTGCAGGGAGACAGGCGCGGAGAGTCCCCGCCGTACGATTGGCTGCCCCCGGAGAAGCGGCGCTGGAGAAACTCCTGCTCGTAGTCGTGCTGCTGCAGCGAAAGACGCTTCGGTTGTCACACACACGGGCTTCATTCTACGTTATACATTACATACCGAATCATTATTAGGGCTGTCGGGCGATTAACacttttaatcataattaatcacatgacttcaatagttaactcatgattaatcacaaattttatatctgcactaaatgtacaataataagttTCACACTCTCATTCTACATTTCCAATCCAATTTACAGCATCAAGTCTTCCGCATCCACCTGCGATTTCAAAATAAACTGCACTTCGTCAATGCATTTGCCTCAAACCGACCTGTCTGTGGACGCTGCAGGGCAAGCTGGACCCCCGGCTCATGGGGGCAACCACCGCCACGCGCGTTGGCGACGGGGCAGACTGCCGCTTCTTCGGCGGGAGGGCCGGTGGGGGGCTGTTGCCGATAAACACACGCACGTGCAGAGAATAAATAAGCGGGAcagtcaacaaaaaaacaatgcacgTCCATCAGACACACAAGAGGATTCTCAGAGTTAAGCGGCTCGCAGGTTGTGTTCGTCACAGCGGCATTTTGACATGAGTTAGGTCGACACGGGGCAATGGGCGGGGCGCGATGTGCGATGGAGGCCAATGAGAGGGCGCCGCATCCGCTCAGCCGCACACACTcatgcattttggggggggattcgAGGACTgttcaacacacaaaaaaaaaaaaagcctgaaagAATGAAACCATGCGGGTGCGGGTCCATCCCATCCAAAGCTTTATGAGGGGTTTGTTGTGCCTGGGTGGGGTGGGTTGGAGGGTCTTGGGTAAGATGTTATAATGGTCACATGTGATCCATTAGGCTAACATACTTCTCCTTGTGAGTGGGCTTCCTTTGGCCAGCGTCACAACTCAACTGTGCTCTGTGCCCAGAAGCCAAAAGGGAGACAAAGGATGAAACAGGTTGAGACAGCACAAACAGGACAAGAAAAACGGCACGAGGGGAGcacgacacccccccccccccccttacatcTTCTGTGATTCACAACCACCGTGTCGTGCGAGATCATCAGTCCAATTTCACTAAACTGGGCCGAGGATTCTCATTCATCAAATACAAATCATCTGTAGATggtcacaaacacaaaaaagtatACCTGAGCTCCGCCATCTTGGCTTCGGGCAGCGGCGGTTTTGGAGGCGCTACGTCCTCGTCGGGCACGTCCGAGGGGGCCTCGGCGGGAGCCGCCGCCGGAGCCGTCTTCACCGCCTCCGATTCACGCTCTATCGAGGGCGCCTCAGAAGGAACGCTGCTGCTACTACACACCAGGGAGCAAAAATGGCAACAAGCGTGAGAGATAAGGAATAAATGTTCAGAAATGTCCAGAGAGGCCAtcaattttcagaattttttatgaaatgaaaaaaagaggaggTTGAAATATCTGCCTGTGTACAAGTACAATAATGTGGagtgctatttatttttatttttcctttttaaaaatatactttgtttttaatggtgGCATTTTAGTCTCTTGGTCATTTCCTGGTTAAGGAaagttaaatgataaaaaaaaaattaatcccaACTTACttgaataacattttaacaatcacgattacagtaatttctggacaataaggcgcacctgactataagctgtgctagctaaatttggggaatactcgagtttgttccacatataagccgcacccgactgtaagccgcaggtgttttaatgttaccgcaccgggttcccgctactttcttttccataatgagggtgcaaattgtttctcctactgtatttggcctcatttgttttgttttgctctgcctgacgctcttgctcttcctttatagtgcgcccccttgtgatctgatggataagccgcacctttgtattagtcgcgaggttgaatgcaagtgaaaaaattagcagcttatagtccagaaattataattattataataatcatttgtttttggtacaaaacaagaacatgtttaaacatgtaaaaaatattaagacaaataaatgactttgaaacactgtaattattatgcaagttccttttggactaAACAAGATTCATTAAATTAgtaattttaaagtaaaaaaggtgcaaatacaTAAATTGAAAGAATACATAATTAGCAttaaaaatcttttatttttgtttacaactatgccaattttgtaattgtggagtgtaataattgaaattgcaaatgaatttcgattaattgcacagccctaagcCTAGGGTTCCAAAAAGTTCAAAACTTTCACAACTGGAAACTTTCCAATGGAAATAATGTATGAATTTGACCTTTTGTGAATCAGGTATTCACAAAATAGAAGGTTGTCtcttatgtgtatttttttttctgaattttagTAAACCAAATTCACCTCAATTTGGGCTATGAAAAACTCTCCCTTTTGAAAGTTCCAGCATCACACAAGTATGCTCACCTGTCCGCCGTGGTGACGGGCGGCGCCGGTTTGTTTGGGCTGGTGGGCGACGGCTGCTCTTGTTTCTCAATGGTCAGCTTCACCAGCTCCTGTTACCGCAACGGCGTCCATTTTGAACACCGGCGTCTTTGATAAATGtggtgacgtgacgtgacgtgacgcgTTTACCTTCACGCCGTCCAGCACCGCTTTGATGACGTTGGTGACCGAAGTCACGTTCTCCTTGTCGTCCAGGTCGATGCCGTCCAGCATCACCTGGTCGGCCCAGCGGATGAGGTTGGCGAGACTCTGGTACACGCGGTCGTGGCAGGAAGACAACGCTGAACTGTGGAGAGCGGGCGAGAATAAGGTTGGACTTGGGGTGATTTGCTTTTCTTCTAAAAAGCAGATGTCCACTGTATATGTTAAGATTAAGCTAATAGACATTGGTTAGGTGAAATATGGTATATGGTTTGCTAAGAAAAGCCTGTGTTCATAagttgaaatgtgttttcataGGTATAAACGTTTCTATATCTCGATCACGGCTGGCGCAACAACGAGGTGTGGCAAAGGCCTGTCACGACACGCTGCGGCTGGTTTAGAGACACTCGGTGTCATGACACTAGTCAGCCTCATGTCGGGTTTGAAAAGACCACAAATGTATAGATAGGCATCAGACTGTGGTAGAGACGGGCACATGAGTCAGAACAATCTTTCATATATGGGACCAGTTTGGCTTATTTGGTGTGCAATGACGCAGACTCTGCGATGTTCTTAGCTCGCTGTGTGCGGCATGAGCTCATCAGAAGGTGTTGAACAGCGCAAGCACACGTCAATGATCCATTCAGAGATAGACTACAACCAAAAAGTGTCACCTAATATAACCTTTTCCATGGTATGCAGAGaccggaagagtcacagaaagtcCGAGAAGTAGTCTACTTTAACTTTAATGGCTCAAATATTCTAGTTGGACATTTGCAGTCAAAAGTTATAGGTCAGCTTAAGTCCACCTGTCATTTTAGCGTCATTCTGAATTGTCCATCCCAAACTTCTTGTTTGCATTATTTGTATCCTGCAGCGCCTCCCTCCGTCTCTTCAGACCAAATTGCCACCGTATTGTCTGAGGCAGGTCACAAAATTGAGGAATAACACGTTCATTTCTAACACTCCTGCACGAAAGGCGAGTCAACAAGTGCCAGACTGACTGCGTCATCGCGGTCCACACACTTCAGAGAGATTCAAATCATCAGTCTACATCCAACTAGTCCGAACGTGTCTGCTGTGCATTCTTGCCATCCGGCAAGgatgagagaaaaacaaaacaaaggaagCTCACTCACCTTTGCTGTATGCGGGCCTCCCCCTGAACCAGAGGCAGGATGGCCTCCAGCACTTTGCTGGCTGAGCCGGGGAGCATCTCCAGCACCTTCTTCTCCACTACCATCTTGTCCACGATGGTCTTGAAGTAGCGAAGTGCGCTGACCACCTCCTTCTCGTGCTCCTCCAGTCGACTCACCTTCTGggtggggaaaaacaaaacagatagtgagattaaaaaaaatcaaaaaaaaatcatgtttcatCGTTGTTGCTGCTATAGAGCACATTTTTTGAGCaatcactttttgttttgtttgtgtttttttcggGACCTTTTATTATATGTTTTTCCACAGAGCCAAGAAAATCTATGTCTGTATTATTGTATGCTCTGTTTGTATTAGAGCTGttaaaattaatcgattaattgagaAGTAATCGATTCCCAAATTAagcgacaactattttaataatccagtAATAGTTTGGAGccatttcttaatttaaaattgtccaaatcctctgatttcagcatctcAACAGTACtggtaattgttcactgatttctgtagtccttcatgaaagaagactgatcatcttctgtgtttaatcaaaataagacatttgcaaacatctgtttttacgttggaaaacaatgaccaaaccgctaacatagtacaacatcaataaccctttttttttttttttttaaatcactatatgaatacgaagtacaaaataaacatcaatcacTAGTTAATAAACTGTAATCAGAGGGGTAAAAGGCtttttaatacactttaatgcaaaaccaaaatgaatccgattagtcgattaaccGATTTGAAAAAAGTCGATAGTGACAACACTAGCTTGTATGCGTTGCTGTTCCATGTGTGcgtaacatctatgctaattttttCACCAATATGGTATGTAACTTTAAATGCGTTTGAAGTACATGGGAGAGGTATTCtaaggctgttttttttaatatggttAATATTTTTAACATGGTAATATAATGTACAATTTGGggaatttcaaattttttaaattgaccatGAAAATGATCAGTCTATGGGAATAATTACTGTACATAGCAGGGAAACATCATAATCGACAATAcaatccaaaaatgttaaagaatGAGCGGATAAGTCCATTTTAAGAAACAAAAGCACTTCTATTCATCTCTTAAGTGGTTTTGACACCTGGGACTGGGAAGCTGTGGGAACCAGCACAgtaacaacacacacaatagaaaatggacaGCCGAAAACAAGAGACgggaaaacaggaaaaaaagtcacaaacaagCACAGGGGGTCGACAAATTGGATGCACGATGCACGCACACTTACCTTGTTAGCAGGCTTTTCGGTGCACTTGGCCGCCGGCTCGGGCTGCAGTTGCTTGCCTTTCTTGGATGGCGTCCTCTTGATCTTGGGAGAATGGAACTTGTCCATCAGCTTCATGGTAAATGAGGACAGATGGGACCGCTGCGAGTCTACGGACGGAGGGTGAAAGtgggagaagaaagaaaaaaaaaagttgcggtCAATCATGCTCGAGAGATTGAGGAAGAAACCAGATGCTGTCGTCTTTAAAATCGCGGCCCGACACCCGCGCAGTTTTTAAGAACGCGAAACGTCAGTGTTGATGGCGCTCAAATGTTATCTTGGCGGATAAATCTCCTGGTTTCTTGCGCTCGTCAAGTGCCGTGATATGAAGATGAAGAACAGCCTCCTTTGTAGCACATGAACATCATTGGGTAATGAATACAATTAGACCCTTAAGTCTTAAGTCTTGCATTCGACACtgatcagatcacaagggggcgcactacaAAGGAGACAGAACGATAGCGAGaaaatttgcaccctcattatggaaaagtggGAACCAGGTgctgtaacattaaaacacctgcggcttacagtcgggtgcggcttatatttGTACTAAACTCGAGTATTCCACAAATTtggctagcgcggcttatagtcgggtgcgccttatagtccagaaattactgtagttatATTATCCATGTTTGAAGATGATTGCTGAAAATGTGCCTGAGACTGACAACTATGTCGTGCTGAATTGTGGTGCACTATTATTCaattgtttttcaccatttcaatTTTCACGATTTTTCTCTTC encodes:
- the rapgef1b gene encoding rap guanine nucleotide exchange factor 1b isoform X8; the protein is MSGKIESKQDSQRSHLSSFTMKLMDKFHSPKIKRTPSKKGKQLQPEPAAKCTEKPANKKVSRLEEHEKEVVSALRYFKTIVDKMVVEKKVLEMLPGSASKVLEAILPLVQGEARIQQSSALSSCHDRVYQSLANLIRWADQVMLDGIDLDDKENVTSVTNVIKAVLDGVKELVKLTIEKQEQPSPTSPNKPAPPVTTADSSSSVPSEAPSIERESEAVKTAPAAAPAEAPSDVPDEDVAPPKPPLPEAKMAELRAQLSCDAGQRKPTHKENPPPALPPKKRQSAPSPTRVAVVAPMSRGSSLPCSVHRQQHDYEQEFLQRRFSGGSQSYGGDSPRLSPCSSMGKLSKSDEQLSSMEQDSGQCSRNTSCETLDNTENYDPDYDFLHQDLSVGDSLPPIPVGGCLSPLPESHSESSSPVPGQHPTHPRFSAPPHQQLAEYWTPQPGHPNPLSRISAPPALPQKKRRSTQTPPFPDGGSKLYERYPSQYDNLSEEEPPPFPLFTPISPMPQTNGGVFVAQYICGENADVPASPPPLPEKKSRHILQYMQFVEDYSEPQPSVFYQMPQSESIYEQRNKRFQEVYGFNDSFSSTDSVHEPLLPPALPPKQRQLETIMADDVLQDPAPPTPSTNSKETMEVERRQKSAESAEDSEENVDELSLIDHKEIMSRITLKQENDDGPDVRAGSGDILLVHATETDRKDLVLYCEAFLTTYRTFITPEDLIKKLHYRYTSFCQGPDTFKKRVSKNTFFVLVRVVDELCLVELTEDILKQLMDLVFTLVCNGELSLARVLRKNILDKVEQKKLLRYTNSLKPLAARGVSARPGTLHDFRSHEIADQLTLLDAELFYKIEIPEVLLWAKEQNEEKSPNLTQFTEHFNNMSYWVRSLIIQQEKAQDREKLLLKFIKIMKHLRKLNNFNSYLAILSALDSAPIRRLEWQKQTSEGLEEYCTLIDSSSSFRAYRAALAEVEPPCIPYLGLILQDLTFVHLGNPDLIDRKVNFSKRWQQFNILDSMRRFQQVHYELKRNDDIVSFFNDFSDHLAEEALWELSLKIKPRNIARRKTDRDEKT
- the rapgef1b gene encoding rap guanine nucleotide exchange factor 1b isoform X6 translates to MSGKIESKQDSQRSHLSSFTMKLMDKFHSPKIKRTPSKKGKQLQPEPAAKCTEKPANKKVSRLEEHEKEVVSALRYFKTIVDKMVVEKKVLEMLPGSASKVLEAILPLVQGEARIQQSSALSSCHDRVYQSLANLIRWADQVMLDGIDLDDKENVTSVTNVIKAVLDGVKELVKLTIEKQEQPSPTSPNKPAPPVTTADSSSSVPSEAPSIERESEAVKTAPAAAPAEAPSDVPDEDVAPPKPPLPEAKMAELRAQLSCDAGQRKPTHKENPPPALPPKKRQSAPSPTRVAVVAPMSRGSSLPCSVHRQQHDYEQEFLQRRFSGGSQSYGGDSPRLSPCSSMGKLSKSDEQLSSMEQDSGQCSRNTSCETLDNTENYDPDYDFLHQDLSVGDSLPPIPVGGCLSPLPESHSESSSPVPGQHPTHPRFSAPPHQQLAEYWTPQPGHPNPLSRISAPPALPQKKRRSTQTPPFPDGGSKLYERYPSQYDNLSEEEPPPFPLFTPISPMPQTNGGVFVAQYICGENADVPASPPPLPEKKSRHILQYMQFVEDYSEPQPSVFYQMPQSESIYEQRNKRFQEVYGFNDSFSSTDSVHEPLLPPALPPKQRQLSVDQAALTSAADGSGGGPGPGSSPSGSAAAVAACPPSESSHGDSLHVSESANDEGGEGEYVNLYSSSQANGELPLSLRETIMADDVLQDPAPPTPSTNSKETMEVERRQKSAESAEDSEENVDELSLIDHKEIMSRITLKQENDDGPDVRAGSGDILLVHATETDRKDLVLYCEAFLTTYRTFITPEDLIKKLHYRYTSFCQGPDTFKKRVSKNTFFVLVRVVDELCLVELTEDILKQLMDLVFTLVCNGELSLARVLRKNILDKVEQKKLLRYTNSLKPLAARGVSARPGTLHDFRSHEIADQLTLLDAELFYKIEIPEVLLWAKEQNEEKSPNLTQFTEHFNNMSYWVRSLIIQQEKAQDREKLLLKFIKIMKHLRKLNNFNSYLAILSALDSAPIRRLEWQKQTSEGLEEYCTLIDSSSSFRAYRAALAEVEPPCIPYLGLILQDLTFVHLGNPDLIDRKVNFSKRWQQFNILDSMRRFQQVHYELKRNDDIVSFFNDFSDHLAEEALWELSLKIKPRNIARRKTDRDEKT
- the rapgef1b gene encoding rap guanine nucleotide exchange factor 1b isoform X9; protein product: MSGKIESKQDSQRSHLSSFTMKLMDKFHSPKIKRTPSKKGKQLQPEPAAKCTEKPANKKVSRLEEHEKEVVSALRYFKTIVDKMVVEKKVLEMLPGSASKVLEAILPLVQGEARIQQSSALSSCHDRVYQSLANLIRWADQVMLDGIDLDDKENVTSVTNVIKAVLDGVKELVKLTIEKQEQPSPTSPNKPAPPVTTADSSSSVPSEAPSIERESEAVKTAPAAAPAEAPSDVPDEDVAPPKPPLPEAKMAELSPPPALPPKKRQSAPSPTRVAVVAPMSRGSSLPCSVHRQQHDYEQEFLQRRFSGGSQSYGGDSPRLSPCSSMGKLSKSDEQLSSMEQDSGQCSRNTSCETLDNTENYDPDYDFLHQDLSVGDSLPPIPVGGCLSPLPESHSESSSPVPGQHPTHPRFSAPPHQQLAEYWTPQPGHPNPLSRISAPPALPQKKRRSTQTPPFPDGGSKLYERYPSQYDNLSEEEPPPFPLFTPISPMPQTNGGVFVAQYICGENADVPASPPPLPEKKSRHILQYMQFVEDYSEPQPSVFYQMPQSESIYEQRNKRFQEVYGFNDSFSSTDSVHEPLLPPALPPKQRQLSESANDEGGEGEYVNLYSSSQANGELPLSLRETIMADDVLQDPAPPTPSTNSKETMEVERRQKSAESAEDSEENVDELSLIDHKEIMSRITLKQENDDGPDVRAGSGDILLVHATETDRKDLVLYCEAFLTTYRTFITPEDLIKKLHYRYTSFCQGPDTFKKRVSKNTFFVLVRVVDELCLVELTEDILKQLMDLVFTLVCNGELSLARVLRKNILDKVEQKKLLRYTNSLKPLAARGVSARPGTLHDFRSHEIADQLTLLDAELFYKIEIPEVLLWAKEQNEEKSPNLTQFTEHFNNMSYWVRSLIIQQEKAQDREKLLLKFIKIMKHLRKLNNFNSYLAILSALDSAPIRRLEWQKQTSEGLEEYCTLIDSSSSFRAYRAALAEVEPPCIPYLGLILQDLTFVHLGNPDLIDRKVNFSKRWQQFNILDSMRRFQQVHYELKRNDDIVSFFNDFSDHLAEEALWELSLKIKPRNIARRKTDRDEKT